A section of the Paenibacillus aurantius genome encodes:
- a CDS encoding FAD-binding oxidoreductase, with translation MLDDNIRRELRGIVGEAHFKDDMEARVTHSYDATPMLQTLPDGVVYPGSKEEVAAVLKLANANRIPIVGRGAGSNLCGGTVPLEGGLVMVMNRMNRLLEIDTDNLTATFQPGLNTKEFHLAVERLGLFYPPDPSSMVISTLGGNIMECAGGLRGLKYGTTKDYVIGLEFVLPNGDIVRTGGKLYKDVAGYDLTKLLVGSEGTLAIITEATVKLLPAPTHKKTMLAMYRDIEAAARTVSSIVGSRIIPATLEFIDNPTLRVVEEFNKIGLPLDMEAVLLIEQDGFDEASIDADIEAIRRICLEENAAEVKLAGSAEEAEGLMKARRSALSTLARISPTTILEDATVPRSKIAEMVQEINRIALKYGVHICTFGHAGDGNLHPTCTTDARNPEEIHRVEQAFEEIFEAAIRLGGTITGEHGVGSVKSPFLEWKVGAEGIAIMKAVKQAFDPNNIMNPGKIFAKESRKRVVLQR, from the coding sequence ATGCTGGACGACAACATACGCCGCGAGCTGCGCGGCATTGTGGGCGAGGCCCATTTCAAGGACGATATGGAGGCGCGCGTCACCCATTCCTATGACGCTACGCCGATGCTGCAGACACTGCCGGACGGCGTGGTTTATCCCGGCTCGAAGGAAGAAGTGGCGGCTGTTCTGAAGCTGGCCAACGCCAACCGGATTCCCATTGTGGGCCGAGGCGCCGGAAGCAACCTATGCGGAGGAACGGTTCCGCTCGAAGGCGGCCTCGTCATGGTCATGAACCGCATGAACCGGCTGCTGGAGATTGACACGGACAACCTGACTGCCACGTTCCAGCCCGGCTTGAACACGAAGGAGTTTCATCTCGCGGTGGAGCGGCTAGGCCTGTTCTATCCGCCGGATCCGAGCAGCATGGTCATCTCCACGCTCGGCGGCAACATCATGGAATGCGCCGGAGGCCTTCGCGGCCTGAAGTATGGAACGACCAAGGACTACGTGATCGGCCTAGAGTTCGTGCTGCCGAACGGCGATATCGTCCGAACGGGCGGGAAGCTGTACAAGGATGTGGCAGGGTACGACCTGACGAAGCTGCTCGTCGGCTCGGAAGGTACGCTGGCCATTATCACGGAGGCGACCGTCAAGCTGCTGCCCGCTCCGACGCATAAGAAGACGATGCTCGCGATGTACCGGGACATCGAAGCGGCCGCGCGCACCGTATCGAGCATCGTTGGCTCGCGAATCATTCCGGCTACGCTCGAGTTCATCGACAACCCGACGCTTCGGGTCGTGGAGGAATTCAACAAGATCGGCCTGCCGCTCGACATGGAGGCGGTGCTTCTGATCGAGCAGGACGGGTTCGACGAGGCTTCCATCGACGCGGACATCGAAGCGATCCGCCGCATCTGCCTCGAGGAGAACGCCGCCGAGGTGAAGCTCGCCGGAAGCGCCGAGGAGGCGGAGGGGCTCATGAAGGCAAGGCGGAGCGCCCTGTCGACGCTCGCGCGGATCAGCCCGACCACCATCCTCGAGGATGCGACCGTGCCGAGGTCGAAGATCGCCGAGATGGTGCAGGAAATCAACCGGATCGCGCTTAAGTACGGAGTGCACATCTGCACCTTCGGCCATGCGGGAGACGGCAACCTGCACCCGACGTGCACGACCGACGCCCGCAACCCGGAGGAGATTCACCGGGTGGAGCAGGCGTTCGAGGAGATTTTTGAGGCGGCGATCCGGCTCGGGGGCACCATTACCGGCGAGCACGGCGTGGGCTCCGTGAAATCTCCCTTCCTCGAGTGGAAGGTCGGGGCGGAGGGAATCGCCATTATGAAAGCCGTGAAGCAGGCTTTTGACCCGAACAACATCATGAACCCGGGCAAAATTTTTGCCAAGGAATCCCGCAAAAGGGTGGTGCTGCAGCGATGA
- a CDS encoding FadR/GntR family transcriptional regulator, protein MSPNQVKPQKGSDIVREHLKREISSGHYPPGSRLPTVVSLADSFEVGRSTIREALSGLKAMGWIEIRHGGGTFVSKELPAEEPPEPELIDSAESLQEVLEVRRFVETGSVTLAASRRTEEDLARLEDILAHMERVLGDEEESERADVGFHRQIAAASHNKLLIQLMETLTGRLHESMKESRRLWFFAERSSAERLLEEHRTIYEAIRDGDGEAAAARMASHLRKADSVLRWNR, encoded by the coding sequence ATGTCCCCTAATCAAGTAAAGCCCCAGAAAGGCTCGGACATCGTCCGCGAGCATCTCAAGCGGGAGATCTCCTCGGGCCACTATCCGCCGGGCTCGCGGCTGCCAACCGTCGTAAGCCTGGCGGACAGCTTCGAGGTCGGCCGTTCCACCATCCGGGAAGCGTTAAGCGGCTTGAAGGCGATGGGCTGGATCGAGATCCGGCACGGCGGCGGCACATTCGTCAGCAAGGAGCTTCCCGCGGAGGAACCGCCGGAACCGGAGCTTATCGATTCGGCGGAATCGCTGCAGGAGGTTCTGGAGGTCAGACGCTTCGTCGAAACGGGCAGCGTCACCCTCGCCGCTTCGAGAAGAACGGAAGAGGATCTCGCCCGGCTGGAGGACATCCTCGCCCATATGGAGAGGGTGCTGGGCGATGAGGAGGAGAGTGAGCGGGCCGACGTCGGCTTTCACCGCCAGATCGCCGCAGCTAGCCATAACAAGCTCCTGATTCAGCTGATGGAGACGCTGACGGGAAGGCTTCATGAGAGCATGAAGGAATCCCGGCGGCTCTGGTTTTTCGCGGAGCGTTCATCGGCCGAGCGGCTTTTGGAGGAGCACCGGACGATCTATGAGGCGATTCGCGACGGGGACGGGGAAGCCGCGGCCGCCCGGATGGCCAGCCATCTCCGTAAGGCCGACTCCGTGCTTCGATGGAACCGGTGA
- a CDS encoding Cof-type HAD-IIB family hydrolase, giving the protein MKGKMIFFDIDGTLLDHDKRLPDSTRQAVRELKEKGHSVAIATGRGPFMYKELREELGIDSYVSYNGQYVVWQGKPLYTNPIRPELLDSVTEYAVRHNHPIVYMDHDTMRSNTEYHAYVEESIGTLKVAQPSFDPKYHLGREIYQCLLFCTIGEEQAYKDTFGELDFIRWHQFSMDILPAGGSKAKGIEKMIEKLGIDRSDVYAFGDHLNDLEMLQFAGTGVAMGNALDSVKKIAKVVTRAVDDDGIWHGLKQVGLL; this is encoded by the coding sequence ATGAAAGGCAAGATGATTTTTTTCGACATTGACGGTACGCTGCTCGATCATGACAAACGGCTTCCGGATTCCACCCGGCAGGCGGTGCGCGAGCTTAAGGAGAAGGGACACTCCGTGGCCATCGCCACCGGGCGGGGGCCCTTTATGTACAAGGAGCTCCGGGAAGAGCTCGGGATCGACTCCTATGTAAGCTATAACGGACAGTACGTGGTCTGGCAGGGAAAGCCCCTTTACACGAATCCCATCCGGCCCGAGCTTCTCGATTCGGTAACGGAGTATGCCGTCCGGCATAATCATCCCATCGTATATATGGACCACGATACGATGCGGTCCAACACGGAATATCATGCCTATGTGGAGGAAAGCATCGGCACCTTGAAGGTGGCCCAGCCTTCCTTCGACCCGAAGTATCACCTCGGCCGGGAAATTTATCAGTGCCTGCTGTTCTGTACGATCGGGGAGGAGCAGGCTTACAAGGATACGTTCGGAGAGCTGGATTTCATCCGTTGGCATCAGTTCTCGATGGACATCCTCCCAGCCGGCGGCTCCAAGGCAAAGGGCATCGAGAAGATGATCGAGAAGCTTGGCATCGACCGCAGCGACGTCTATGCCTTCGGAGACCATCTGAATGATTTGGAAATGCTGCAATTTGCGGGTACGGGAGTGGCCATGGGCAATGCCCTCGATTCCGTCAAAAAAATCGCCAAGGTGGTCACACGCGCCGTTGACGATGACGGGATATGGCACGGACTTAAGCAGGTAGGATTACTATAG
- a CDS encoding DRTGG domain-containing protein, with translation MHNQELTTKHENITKYIETLEVGTRLSVRGIAQELNVSEGTAYRAIKEAENLGLVSTKRRIGTVRVEKKEEGSFEKLTFAEIVPMVEGTVLAGSEGLEKSLSKFVIGAMELDAMLKYVEAGNLLIVGNRAEAHRCALGLGAGVLITGGFDTAPEVKELAGRLSLPVIGTSYDTFTAAIMINRAIEDRLIRKKILLVEDLLPADAPVYSLPEQAEVRDMLELVERTTHTRYPVIDEEGRPSGIITTKDVIGAKQEETVGSRMTPEPLVIGRRASVASAGHTMVWEGIDLLPVVDDRRVLVGVLSRKDVMKAMQSIQKQPQNTETFEAQIWSGMEEVRGDDGSLSFQGRITPQLTSLEGMVSEGILTTLMTRAAYRTVQDRKKGDLMIDSSAHYYLIPLQVDDPIEIVPVIVELSRRFCKIDMEVLCRGNRVARSMFTARVL, from the coding sequence ATGCATAACCAGGAACTGACCACGAAGCACGAGAACATTACCAAATACATCGAAACGCTGGAGGTAGGGACACGCCTTTCGGTGCGGGGGATTGCCCAGGAGCTGAATGTGAGCGAAGGGACGGCCTACCGGGCCATCAAGGAGGCCGAGAATCTGGGCTTGGTGAGCACCAAACGACGCATAGGGACGGTCCGCGTGGAGAAGAAAGAGGAGGGAAGCTTCGAGAAGCTGACCTTCGCCGAAATTGTCCCTATGGTGGAAGGGACCGTTCTGGCGGGTTCGGAGGGCTTGGAGAAGTCGCTCAGCAAGTTCGTCATCGGAGCCATGGAGCTGGATGCCATGCTGAAGTACGTGGAGGCGGGGAATCTGCTGATTGTCGGCAACCGGGCGGAGGCCCACCGCTGCGCCCTCGGCTTGGGAGCGGGCGTTCTCATAACGGGAGGCTTCGACACCGCACCCGAGGTGAAGGAGCTGGCCGGCCGGTTGTCCCTGCCAGTCATCGGAACCTCTTATGATACGTTCACGGCCGCCATTATGATTAACCGGGCCATCGAGGACCGCCTCATCCGGAAGAAGATTCTCCTGGTGGAGGACCTGCTCCCGGCGGACGCCCCGGTCTATTCCCTACCCGAGCAGGCGGAGGTTAGAGATATGCTCGAGCTCGTCGAGCGGACCACGCATACCCGCTATCCGGTCATAGACGAGGAAGGGAGGCCAAGCGGCATCATCACGACCAAGGATGTGATCGGAGCGAAGCAGGAGGAAACCGTCGGCAGCCGGATGACCCCCGAACCTCTCGTCATCGGCCGCCGGGCTTCCGTCGCTTCCGCAGGCCATACCATGGTATGGGAGGGCATCGACCTGCTTCCGGTCGTGGATGACCGGCGCGTACTGGTCGGGGTTCTCTCCCGCAAGGATGTCATGAAGGCGATGCAGTCGATCCAGAAGCAGCCCCAGAATACGGAGACGTTCGAGGCCCAGATCTGGTCGGGCATGGAAGAGGTGCGCGGCGATGATGGAAGCCTCTCTTTTCAAGGACGCATTACTCCTCAGCTGACCAGCCTGGAAGGGATGGTCTCGGAAGGTATTCTGACGACCTTGATGACCCGGGCCGCCTACCGGACGGTTCAGGACCGCAAGAAAGGGGATCTGATGATCGACAGCTCCGCCCACTATTACCTGATCCCCCTGCAGGTGGACGATCCGATCGAGATCGTGCCGGTCATTGTCGAGCTGAGCCGGAGGTTTTGCAAAATCGACATGGAGGTGCTCTGCCGGGGAAACCGGGTGGCCCGCTCCATGTTTACGGCGCGGGTGCTGTAG
- a CDS encoding glucuronate isomerase translates to MTITHYEELARTVKEVVAKQKVTDMHTHLYSPNFGGLLLWGVDELLTYHYLVAEVMRWSPIDYEEFWALSKQEQAEHIWKTLFLEHSPVSEACRGVLTSLEGFGVDVKTRDLHQFREVYARYDEYRQVDRVLELANVDHVVMTNDPFDDEERPFWLNGTAPDSRFHAALRIDPLLNDYARSRERLREWGYAVEEEWTEQSVKEVSRFLTDWIGRMKPLYMAVSLPPSFAYPEDSDRGRIIRDCILPVSRERSVPFAMMIGVKRGVNPALQSASDSVDKASLEPLEYMLKHHPDNKFITTFLSRENQHELAVLARKFRNLMVFGCWWFLNNPVLIEEMTRMRVELLGLSVIPQHSDARVLDQLIYKWKHSKEILEKVLIEKYHDVLRTGWTLERSEIERDVADLLRNNFWRFIGREDMIETAGN, encoded by the coding sequence ATGACCATTACCCATTACGAGGAGCTCGCCCGAACCGTTAAAGAAGTTGTCGCTAAACAAAAGGTAACCGACATGCATACCCATCTGTACTCGCCCAATTTCGGAGGCCTGCTCTTGTGGGGCGTGGATGAGCTGCTGACCTATCATTATCTGGTGGCCGAGGTCATGCGCTGGAGCCCGATCGACTACGAGGAGTTCTGGGCCTTGTCGAAGCAGGAGCAGGCCGAGCATATTTGGAAGACGCTCTTTCTGGAGCACTCTCCGGTGAGCGAAGCGTGCCGCGGGGTTCTGACCTCGCTCGAAGGCTTCGGCGTCGATGTGAAGACAAGGGATCTTCACCAGTTCCGTGAGGTCTACGCCCGATACGACGAATACCGCCAGGTGGACCGTGTCCTGGAGCTTGCGAACGTGGACCACGTCGTCATGACGAACGATCCGTTCGATGACGAGGAGCGTCCGTTCTGGCTAAACGGAACGGCGCCGGACAGCCGCTTCCATGCCGCGCTGCGCATCGATCCGCTTCTGAACGATTATGCCCGCAGCCGGGAACGGCTCCGCGAGTGGGGATACGCGGTGGAGGAGGAGTGGACGGAGCAGTCGGTGAAGGAGGTCAGCCGCTTCCTTACGGATTGGATCGGCCGGATGAAGCCCTTGTACATGGCCGTCTCGCTGCCTCCAAGCTTCGCCTATCCGGAGGATTCCGACCGCGGCCGGATTATCCGGGACTGTATCCTCCCGGTCTCAAGGGAGAGGAGCGTCCCGTTCGCCATGATGATCGGTGTCAAACGGGGGGTTAACCCGGCGCTGCAATCGGCAAGCGACAGCGTGGACAAAGCGAGCTTGGAGCCGCTTGAGTACATGCTCAAGCATCATCCCGACAACAAATTCATCACGACGTTCCTTTCCCGGGAAAACCAGCATGAGCTGGCGGTGCTCGCCCGCAAATTCCGTAACCTCATGGTATTCGGCTGCTGGTGGTTCCTGAACAATCCGGTGCTGATTGAAGAGATGACCCGCATGCGCGTGGAGCTGCTGGGACTCAGCGTCATTCCCCAGCATTCCGATGCCCGTGTTCTTGACCAGCTCATTTACAAGTGGAAGCACTCGAAGGAGATTCTGGAGAAGGTGCTTATCGAGAAATATCACGATGTCCTGCGCACGGGATGGACGCTCGAGCGCTCGGAGATCGAACGGGACGTCGCGGATCTTCTGCGTAACAATTTCTGGAGATTTATTGGCCGGGAGGATATGATCGAGACGGCCGGAAACTAA